From Desulfobacteraceae bacterium, one genomic window encodes:
- the pgsA gene encoding CDP-diacylglycerol--glycerol-3-phosphate 3-phosphatidyltransferase — protein MTSKVSTSGRGMRERLMHPNSLTLFRILASPAVVLLMLAPVRLSAFMAAMVFSAAAITDYLDGYLARSRGLVTTFGKVMDPMADKLLVSTAFIMLTAQGWTPAWIVCVIVAREIAVTALRGIMAEHGKDVSASGLGKYKTGFQIAAIIPLLMHYPYFGIDMQAIGAFFLWGALIFTVWSGIDYFIRFRQLLET, from the coding sequence GTGACCTCAAAGGTGTCCACCAGCGGCCGGGGGATGCGCGAGCGCCTGATGCACCCCAACAGCCTGACCCTCTTCCGGATCCTGGCCTCGCCGGCGGTCGTGCTGCTGATGCTGGCGCCGGTCAGGCTGAGCGCCTTCATGGCCGCCATGGTCTTCAGCGCCGCCGCGATCACCGACTATCTGGACGGCTACTTGGCCCGCAGCCGCGGTCTGGTGACCACCTTCGGCAAGGTGATGGACCCCATGGCCGACAAGCTGCTGGTCTCTACGGCGTTCATCATGCTGACGGCCCAGGGGTGGACTCCGGCCTGGATCGTCTGCGTCATCGTGGCGCGTGAGATCGCCGTCACCGCGCTGCGGGGCATCATGGCCGAACACGGCAAGGACGTTTCGGCCTCCGGGCTGGGCAAGTACAAGACCGGCTTTCAGATCGCGGCGATCATACCGCTGTTGATGCACTACCCGTATTTCGGCATCGACATGCAGGCCATCGGGGCCTTTTTTCTCTGGGGGGCGTTGATCTTCACGGTCTGGTCGGGGATCGACTATTTCATCCGCTTCCGCCAGCTGCTGGAAACCTGA